In Phocoena phocoena chromosome 3, mPhoPho1.1, whole genome shotgun sequence, a single window of DNA contains:
- the LOC136120282 gene encoding protocadherin gamma-C3, whose translation MVPEAWRSGLVSTGRVVGVLLLLGALHKASAAVIRYEILEEREKGFAVGNVVRDLGLDLGSLSARRLRVVSGASRRFFEVNWETGEMFVNDRLDREELCGTLPSCTITLELVVERPLELFSAEVVIQDINDNNPSFPTREMKLEISEAVAPGTRFPLESAHDPDVGSNSLQTYELSRNEYFALRVQTREDSTKYAELVLERALDREREPDLQLVLTALDGGAPARSASLPIRIVVLDANDNAPTFNQSLYRARVLEDAPPGTRVVQVHATDLDEGPNGEIIYSFGSHNRAGVRELFSLDLVTGVLTVKGRLDFEDAKLHEIYIQAKDKGASPEGAHCKVLVEVVDVNDNAPEITVTSVYSPVPEDAPLGTVIALLSVTDLDAGENGLVTCEVPPGLPFSLTSSLKNYFTLKTSAALDRETVPEYNLSITARDAGTPSLSALTTVQVQVSDINDNPPQSSQSSYDVYVEENNLPGVPILNLSVWDPDAPQNARLSFFLLEQGAEIGLVGRYFTINRDSGVVSSLVPLDHEDRRAFELTAHISDGGTPVLATNISVNIFVTDRNDNAPQVLYPRPGQSSVEMLPRGTSAGHVVTRVVGWDPDAGHNAWLSYSLLGAPNQSLFAVGLHTGQVSTARPVQDTDSPRQTLTVLIKDNGEPSLSTTATLTVSVIEESPEARAEFPSGSAPREQNKNLTFYLLLSLILVSVGFAVTVLGVIVFKVYKWKQSRHLYRAPASSLYRTPGPSLHADAVRGGLLPPHLYHQVYLTTDSRRSDPLLKKPGAASPLASRQNTLRSLDPVFYRQVLGAESSPPGQVRVSNVELIDLSVDTIHTLSTHLP comes from the exons ATGGTCCCAGAGGCCTGGAGAAGTGGGCTGGTAAGCACTGGGAGAGTGGTGGGAGTTTTGCTGCTTCTTGGTGCCTTGCATAAGGCTTCCGCCGCCGTCATTCGCTATGAGAtcctggaggaaagagagaagggttTCGCGGTGGGAAACGTGGTTAGGGACCTTGGCTTGGATCTCGGCAGCCTGTCAGCCCGCAGGCTCCGGGTGGTGTCCGGAGCTAGCCGAAGATTCTTTGAGGTGAACTGGGAGACGGGAGAGATGTTCGTGAACGACCGCCTGGATCGAGAGGAGCTATGTGGGACGCTGCCCTCCTGCACCATAACTCTGGAGTTGGTAGTGGAGAGGCCGCTAGAGCTGTTCAGCGCGGAAGTGGTGATCCAGGATATCAACGACAACAATCCCTCTTTTCCTACCCGGGAAATGAAATTGGAGATTAGCGAGGCTGTGGCGCCGGGGACGCGCTTTCCGCTCGAGAGCGCGCACGATCCAGATGTGGGAAGCAACTCTTTACAAACCTATGAGCTGAGCCGAAATGAGTACTTTGCGCTTCGCGTGCAGACGCGGGAAGACAGCACCAAGTACGCGGAGCTGGTGCTGGAGCGCGCCCTGGACCGGGAGCGAGAACCAGATCTCCAGCTGGTGCTGACAGCGTTGGACGGAGGAGCTCCGGCTCGCTCGGCCAGCCTTCCTATTCGAATCGTCGTGCTGGACGCGAATGACAATGCGCCCACCTTCAACCAGTCCTTGTACCGGGCGCGCGTCCTGGAGGATGCACCCCCCGGCACTCGCGTCGTGCAAGTCCATGCAACGGATCTGGATGAAGGCCCCAACGGCGAAATCATTTACTCCTTCGGCAGCCACAACCGCGCTGGCGTGCGGGAACTATTCTCCTTAGACCTTGTAACTGGGGTGCTGACCGTCAAGGGTCGACTGGACTTCGAAGACGCCAAACTCCATGAGATTTACATACAGGCCAAAGACAAGGGCGCCAGTCCTGAGGGAGCACATTGTAAAGTTTTGGTAGAGGTTGTGGATGTAAATGACAATGCCCCGGAGATCACAGTCACCTCCGTGTACAGCCCAGTCCCTGAGGATGCACCCTTAGGAACTGTCATTGCTTTGCTCAGTGTTACCGATCTGGATGCTGGGGAGAACGGGCTGGTGACTTGCGAGGTTCCACCAGGTCTCCCTTTTAGCCTTACATCTTCCCTCAAGAATTACTTTACTTTGAAAACCAGTGCAGCCCTGGATCGGGAGACTGTGCCAGAATACAACCTCAGCATCACGGCTCGAGACGCGGGAACCCCTTCCCTCTCAGCCCTCACGACAGTGCAGGTGCAAGTGTCCGACATCAACGACAACCCTCCACAATCTTCCCAGTCTTCCTACGATGTTTACGTTGAGGAAAATAACCTCCCCGGTGTTCCAATACTAAATCTAAGTGTCTGGGACCCTGACGCCCCGCAGAATGCTcgcctttccttctttctcttggaGCAAGGAGCTGAAATAGGGCTAGTGGGTCGCTATTTCACGATAAATCGTGACAGTGGCGTCGTGTCATCCTTAGTGCCCCTGGACCATGAGGATCGGCGGGCGTTCGAATTAACAGCTCATATCAGCGATGGCGGCACTCCTGTCCTGGCCACCAATATCAGCGTGAACATATTTGTCACTGATCGCAATGACAATGCCCCCCAGGTCCTATACCCCCGGCCTGGCCAGAGCTCGGTGGAGATGCTGCCTCGAGGTACGTCTGCAGGCCACGTGGTCACGCGTGTGGTAGGCTGGGACCCGGATGCAGGGCACAACGCCTGGCTCTCCTACAGCCTCTTGGGAGCCCCCAACCAGAGCCTTTTTGCTGTGGGACTTCACACGGGTCAAGTCAGCACTGCCCGCCCAGTCCAGGATACAGATTCACCCAGGCAGACTCTCACGGTCTTGATCAAAGACAATGGGGAGCCGTCGCTGTCCACCACCGCGACCCTGACTGTGTCAGTAATCGAGGAATCTCCTGAAGCCCGAGCTGAGTTCCCCTCCGGCTCTGcccccagggagcagaataaaaatCTCACCTTTTATCTACTTCTCTCTTTAATCCTGGTCTCCGTGGGGTTCGCAGTCACAGTATTGGGAGTGATCGTATTCAAAGTTTACAAATGGAAGCAGTCCAGGCACCTATACCGAGCTCCCGCGAGCTCCCTGTACCGAACACCAGGGCCTTCTCTGCACGCGGACGCCGTGCGGGGAGGCCTGTTGCCTCCACACCTTTACCATCAGGTGTACCTCACCACTGACTCGAGACGCAGCGACCCGCTGCTGAAGAAACCAGGTGCCGCCAGCCCACTGGCCAGCCGCCAGAACACTCTGCGGAGCCTCGATCCAGTGTTCTATAGGCAAGTGTTGGGTGCAGAGAGCTCCCCTCCCGGACAGGTAAGGGTTAGCAA TGTGGAGTTAATTGACTTATCTGTGGACACAATTCACACCCTCAGTACTCACTTGCCATAG